Proteins encoded together in one Coffea arabica cultivar ET-39 chromosome 2c, Coffea Arabica ET-39 HiFi, whole genome shotgun sequence window:
- the LOC140035673 gene encoding uncharacterized protein produces MEIAMLRADIVEDREATMARFLSGLRPEIADQVEMHHYVDLHDMLDKAIKIERRLKRRGGTTKESLRANATSSKPPSRGDGRPTHEVSKVRYRDTKCFKCQGFGHIASQCPNQRVMLMLPNGEVQTDKEDECEDMPPLVEEDEEFEEIPAHGKVGMVARRALTTQAGKDDLQRENIYYSRCHVMDKLCSLVIDPGSCTNVASALMVERLNLPTSDHPRPYKLQWLNNSGEVRVHKQVLINFAIGRYKDDVLCDVVPMQATHIILGRPWRFDKRVIFDGFLNKYSFVHNTKKITLAPLTPQQVHEDQIGLQKEYDMHCDIKKKNLHDTKSKMAEPSSHKIDTSHSTIEGKKERKSIMLARTRDVRKALHSNQILLILFCKESLLTNELGASLPSAIANLLQEYQDVFPEDIPNGLPPLRGIEHQIDFIPGSSLPNKAPYRTNPEETKEQQRQVEDLLSKGWIQESLSPCVVPVLLVPKKDGGWRMCTDCRAINAITVKYRHPIPRLDDMLDELYGAIIFTKIDLKSGIGAMLIQEGKPVAYFSEKLNGASLNYSTYDKELMALVRALQTWQHYLRPREFILHTDHESLKHIKSQTKVSKRHARWVAFIDSFVFVIKYKVGKTNVVADALSRRYTLITTLDTKLLDFEFIKDLYTADLDFGEIFTTLPRVTREHYSMS; encoded by the exons ATGGAGATAGCCATGTTAAGGGCTGACATTGTAGAGGACCGGGAAGCTACTATGGCACGATTTTTAAGTGGATTGAGGCCTGAAATAGCGGATCAAGTGGAGATGCACCATTATGTGGACCTCCATGATATGCTAGACAAAGCTATTAAGATTGAAaggaggctcaagaggaggg GTGGGACAACCAAGGAATCACTAAGGGCGAATGCAACTTCCTCAAAACCACCCTCAAGGGGCGATGGTAGGCCTACTCATGAGGTAAGCAAAGTTCGATACCGAGACActaagtgctttaagtgtcaagggtttggacatattgctTCCCAATGCCCAAATCAAAGAGTTATGCTTATGCTACCAAATGGGGAAGTACAAACGGATAAGGAGGATGAGTGTGAGGACATGCCTCCCTTGGTCGAGGAAGATGAGGAATTTGAGGAGATACCAGCTCATGGTAAAGTTGGTATGGTTGCAAGGCGAGCTCTAACTACTCAAGCTGGTAAAGATGACCTTCAACGAGAGAACATATATTACTCAAGGTGCCATGTGATGGACAAGCTTTGTAGCTTGGTAATTGACCCAGGGAGCTGTACCAATGTTGCTAGTGCACTCATGGTGGAACGATTGAACTTGCCAACAAGTGATCACCCCCGACCTTACAAACTACAATGGTTGAATAATAGTGGTGAGGTACGTGTTCATAAGcaagttttaattaattttgccATTGGTAGATATAAAGATGATGTTTTatgtgatgttgtgcctatgcaagCTACTCATATTATTTTGGGTCGGCCATGGCGATTTGATAAAAGGGTCATTTTTGATGGATTCTTGAATAAGTATTCCTTTGTGCACAATACTAAAAAGATCACACTTGCACCTCTTACACCtcaacaagtgcatgaggacCAAATTGGGTTGCAAAAGGAATATGACATGCATTGTgacattaaaaagaaaaatttgcatgatacAAAGAGCAAAATGGCCGAACCATCTTCTCATAAAATTGACACTTCACATTCGACCATTGaaggaaaaaaggagagaaaatccatcatgcTTGCTAGAACTAGAGATGTGAGAAAGGCTTTGCACTCTAACCAGATTTTGCTTATCTTGTTTTGTAAAGAGTCTTTGCTCACTAATGAACTTGGTGCTTCTTTGCCTAGTGCTATtgctaaccttttacaggagtaCCAAGATGTATTTCCTGAGGATATACCTAATGGGTTGCCACCTTTGaggggaattgaacatcaaattgatttcattcctggCTCTTCCCTTCCTAATAAGGCACCATATAGGACTAATCCGGAGGAAACTAAGGAGCAACAAAGGCAAGTAGAGGACTTGCTTAGTAAGGGCTGGATTCAAGAGAGTCTAAGTCCTTGTGTTGTACCTGTCCTACTtgtgccaaagaaagatggaggatgGAGGATGTGCACCGATTGTAGAGCCATAAATGCCataacggtaaagtatcgcCATCCCATACCTCGAttagatgacatgcttgatgagtTATATGGTGCTATTATATTTACTAAGATTGACTTGAAAAGTG GTATTGGAGCTATGCTCATTCAAGAGGGGAAACCAGTggcctactttagtgagaagtTGAATGGTGCTTCGTTGAACTACTCAACTTATGACAAGGAGTTGATGGCCTTGGTGCGAGCTCTCCAaacttggcaacactacctcAGACCTCGGGAATTCATACTCCACACTGATCATGAATCGCTCAAACACATCAAATCACAAACCAAAGTGAGCAAAAGGCATGCGAGGTGGGTGGCTTTCATTGATAGTTTTGTGTTTGTCATCAAATATAAGGTTGGAAAGactaatgtagtggctgatgcacttTCTAGAAGGTATACACTAATCACTACACTAGACACTAAGTTGCTTGACTTTGAATTCATTAAGGATTTATATACAGCTGACCTAGACTTTGGTGAGATTTTCACCACCTTGCCACGGGTTACTCGTGAGCATTATTCTATGTCGTAG